From the Halococcus saccharolyticus DSM 5350 genome, the window GAACGATCCCGCGGTGGGGCTCGAAAACGACGGCGTCGCCCGAAGCAAGGACGTCAGCTACCAGTTCATGAGCATGTTCAACACGCCCGATCTCCGGGTGGGACTCCGTCGCATCGCCTACCTCATGGCCGAGGACGATCTGACGATCGACGTGGCGAGAGAGTACGGGCTCGACGAGGCTGACGAGGCCCAACGCGCCGTCTTGGAGGACAGCTTCCTCGGTAAACTCGTGCTCGTTCCCTGAGTCGGGATTGCGTTTATACGCCTTCGCCGCCTCCATCGAGTCATGTCGACCGACTTCGACCTCGGCGATCGAGTCGTACTCGTCACCGGTGCGAGCGGCGCGCTCGGCAGCGGGATCTGTGAGCGCTTTCAGGAGGCTGGCGCGACCGTCTGTGCGACCGATCTCGTTGCGCCCGACGACGATGACTCGCTGCTCGACGCCGACGACGTGGATTTCTACGAGGCCGATTTCACCGACGAGGCCGACGTCGAGCGCGTCGTCGAGGCGGTCGTCGACGCCCATGGAGAACTCGACGCGCTCTGTAACATTGCCGGAACGTGGCGCGGCGGCCAGCCGATCGACGAGACCGACACTGACGAGTTCGGAACGGTGTTCGACGTCAACCTGAAGACGATGTTCCTCGGCTCGAAGCACGCCATTCCCCATCTTCGCGAGTCCGACGGCGCGATCGTCTCGGTATCGGCGAAATCCTCGCTCGACGGTGGCGAGGGCGACGGTCCCTACCGCGCGGCGAAGGCTGGTGTCCGGCTGCTGACCGAAACGATCGCCGAAGAGAACCGAGGCGAACTGCGCGCGAACGCGATCATGCCGAAGGTGATCGACACGCCCGCGAACCGCGACATGCTGCCCGACGCCGACCACGAGTCCTGGCCCACCCCTGCGGAGATCGCCGAGGTCGTGCTGTTCCTGTGTAGCGACGCCGCCGGTGTCACGAGCGGTGCGGCGGTCCCTGTGTATGGGGAAGCGTAACGGGACACATGGCAACAAACGATTCGCGGAGTTTTTGAACCGGGACGCGAAATCCCGCCAGTCATGGCAGAACGCGAAACCTGGGCGACGAGACTCGGCTTCCTCCTCGCGGCGATCGGTAGTGCAGTGGGGTTGGGCAATATCTGGCGTTTTCCGTTTCAGACCTCGGCGAACGGTGGCTCGGCGTTCCTGATCGTTTACCTCCTCGCGGTGTTGGTGATCGGGCTGCCGGCGATCCTCGCGGAGTTCGTGATCGGCCGGCGGGCGAACACCAGTGCGATCGGGGCCTTCCGGAAGCTCGGCCGGCCGAGGTGGTGGTTCGTCGGCGCGGTCGGCGTGATCGCGGCCTTCTGGACCCTCTCGTACTACAGCGTGATCGGCGGATGGGTGATCCGATACATCGGCGGCAGCGTCACCGGCAGCGCGCTCGCCGCGCCCGAGGGGTACTTCGGGGCGATCTCTGTAGGACTGTCCTCGATCGGCACCCACGCGGTCTTCATGCTGATCACGATCGGAATCGTCGCGCTCGGGATCGAGGACGGTATCGAACTCGCGACGAAGGTGATGGTTCCCGCGATCGTCGTCATGCTGGTCGGGCTCGCGGTGTTCGCGGCGACGCTGCCCGGCGCAGGCGGGGGCTACGCTTTCTTCCTCGACCCCGACTTCGATGCCGTGATTTCGAACCTCGGAAGCGTGCTCCCCGCGGCGTTCGGTCAGGCACTGTTCAGCCTCTCGCTCGGGTTCAGCGTGATGATCACCTACGCCTCCTACCTCGGTGAGGACGACAGCCTCCCGGTCGACGGGTTCTCGATCGCGGTCTCGAACACCGCCATCGGCGTGCTCGCCGGGCTCGTGGTGCTCCCGTTGCTGTTCGCCCAGGGGATCGAAGCCGGCGGGGGTGGTCCCGGGGCGGTATTCGTTGCCATCCCGACCGCGCTTGCGGAGCTGCCCGGCGGCGGGCTGGTGGGTCAGGCGGTCGGGGTCGTCTTCTTCGGCGTCATTCTGATCGCGGCACTCTCGTCGGCGATCAGCCTGCTCGAAGCCGTCGTCGCCTACCTCGTCGACAACTACGGGTTCTCTCGACTTCCGACTGCGGCGGGACTCGGTGGAGTCATCTTCGTCCTCGGGATCCCCTCGGCGTACGACACCGCGTGGCTCAGCTGGTTCGACGGGATCGGCGTCACGCTTCTCCTCCCGCTCGCCGTGCTGCTTGCGGTGCTGTTCGTCGGCTGGGTGCTCGGCCGCGATGCGATCGACGAGCTCCGGACGGGATCGACGGGCGGCTCGCTCGCACCGATCTGGCTCTGGTGGCTCCGGACGGTGGTCCTCGCGGTGGTGGTGGTGGTCGTCCTGCTCAACTTCAACGACCTGTTCCTCACGCCCGAGGCGGGCGATTACTACATCGTCCCCGGACCGCTCCGATAGCTTCGCTCGGGCATCACGACCGCTCCGCGTCGTCCACCGGAATCCCTTTTCGGATGCCCTGCCACCGGCCCGTATGCACGGTGCCGAGGGCGTGAAACCATGACGGACGATCACGAGGATCCGATCGAGGAGCTCCGGGCACGGAAGCGCGCCGCCGAACTCGGCGGCGGCGAGGAGCGCATCGAGTCCCAGCACGAGAAGGGGAAGATGACCGCGCGCGAGCGGATCGACTACTTCCTCGACGACGACACCTTCCACGAGTTCGATCAGCTCCGAACCCACCGGAGCACGAACTTCGACATGGAGGAGCGAAAGATTCCGGGCGACGGCGTCGTCACAGGATATGGCGACGTCGACGGCCGGACGGTGTTCGTCTTCGCCCACGACTTCACGGTGTTTGGTGGATCATTGGGCGAGGTGTTCGCCCAGAAGGTCTGCAAGGTGATGGACGAGGCGATGGAGGTCGGCGCGCCGATCATCGGCCTGAACGATTCGGCGGGCGCACGCATCCAGGAGGGGATCGACTCCTTGGCCGGGTACGCCGAGGTGTTCCACCGAAACCAGCAGGCCTCGGGGGTCGTCCCCCAGATCTCGGCGATCATGGGGCCCTGCGCCGGCGGTGCGGTCTACTCGCCCGCCATCACGGATTTCATCTTCATGGTCGAGGAGACTTCTCACATGTTCATCACCGGTCCGGACGTGATCGAGACCGTCACCGGTGAGGAGGTCTCCTTCGAGGAGCTCGGTGGCGCGTCGACTCATACCGGCGAGAGCGGCGTCGCCCACTTCTCTGAGGCCGACGAGAAGCAGGCACTCGACGATATCCGGCGGCTGCTCTCGTATCTCCCCCAGAACAACGTCGAGGACCCGCCGCGCGTCGACCCGTGGGACGATCCCGACCGCCAGGACGACGAACTCAAAGATCTCGTTCCCGACGCACCCAGAAAGCCCTACGACATCACCGCCGTTATCGAGCGGATCGTCGACGAGGGGTCGTTCTTCTCGGTCGCGGATTCCTACGCTCGCAACCTCGTGACCGCGTTCGCGCGGCTCGACGGCCGGCCAGTGGGCGTGGTCGCGAACCAGCCCCGAGTCAACGCCGGTACGCTGGATATCGACGCCTCGCTCAAGGGATCGCGGTTCGTCCGGTTCTGTGATGCGTTCAACATCCCGCTCGTGACGTTCGTCGACGTGCCTGGCTTCATGCCCGGCACCGACCAGGAGAAAGGCGGGATCATCAAACACGGCGCAAAACTCCTGTATGCGTACTCTGAGGCCACGGTTCCCCTCCTCACCGTTATCACCAGAAAGGCCTACGGCGGCGCGTACGACGTGATGGCGTCGAAACACATCGAGGCCGACGTGAACTACGCGTGGCCCACCGCCGAAATCGCGGTGATGGGGCCCCAGGGTGCGGTCAACGTGCTCTACGACGACGAACTCGACGCGGCCGACGACACCGAGGCCCGCCGGGAGGAGCTGATCGACGAGTACCGAGACACTTTCGCGAACCCCTACACGGCGGCCGAGCGCGGGTTCGTCGACGACGTGATCGAACCCCACACCACCCGCCCGATCCTGATCGACGACCTCGAAATGCTGTCGAACAAGCGAAAGACCGGTCCCGACCGGAAACACGGGAACATTCCGCTGTAATGGCAACCGATCAATCCGCCGACGGACGGGATCGGATGGCGGAACTCGCGGCTGCGATCCCCGACGACGCCGACTCGGGCGAGGCTGCCGCGATCGCCGCGGCGCTCGGGGCGCATCTCCGCGACGAGGCCGCCGCGGCCGCCGAGGCAGCGACGGACGAGGAACCATCGTGGGAGGGGGATCGATGGCGGTTCGCGGGGCGCGTCTCGCAGTTGCAACACCGCGACGTGCGCGTTCCGCTCGACGCGCCGACCGATCCGTGGGCCGCCGCCGGACGGACCAACCGTCTGTAGTGCGGTCGAACGCGGTCGAGCGGTGACGAGGGCCGCCTGCCGCTGCTGCCATTACGGCCGGAACCGCGGTTTCTTTGAGGGGACATGACGAACCGGCAGCAAATGTGCCGTCGCCACACCGAACGGTCGGACGAGTCGTACCTGCACTCACCACCGATGCCCATTGGGAAATGTGATCGCTCACAGCTCGCGTGGACTGACCGCTATCCGTTTGCCGACCAATGACATCGCCGAATCGGTCGGCCGCCACTTCGTCGCGCCGTCGATTCCTCTCACTCACCGCGGTCGGCACGTTTGCTGGCGTCGGCGGGCTCGCAGGTGCCGAGGCCCAATCCCAACCCGAGGTCATCCGGCTCGGTGGCGAGGTCGCCGGCTGGCAGGGCCGTGCGCCCGAGCCGATTACGGGCGAAACCAACCCCACGCTGGACCTCGAACCGGAGACCGACTACCGCGTGGTCTGGGAGAATCTGGATGGGATAGGGCACAACTTCGCACTACTCGATTCCGAGGAAAACGTGCTCGAACGCACTGAGGTGATGAGCGAGGAGGGCGACACCCAATCCTTCGAGTTCACCGCGCGCGAGGAAATGGCGGAGTACGTCTGCGAGCCACACATCACCTCGATGCAGGGCTCGATCAGCTTCGGTGGCGGAGCGGGCGAGGGAACAACTCGAACGACGAGCGAGGACGACGATTCCGAGTCGTTCATCCCAACGGGGGCGACGGTGCGCGTCGAGACGGTCGCCGACGGCGACCTCGCTGCGCCGCTCGATTTCGAGATCGCCGCGGAGCAGCGGGATCGACAGTTCGTCGTCGACCGGGCCGGCCAGGTGTACGTCAACGAACCCGACGGCCTCCGCGAGGAGCCGTTCGTCGACGTGAGCGACCGGCTGGCCGAGATCACCGGCGAGATGGGGCTACTGGGTCTCGCCTTTCATCCCGATTTCGACGAAAATCGCCGGTTCTACCTGCGCTACAGCGCACCACGACGCGAAGACACTCCTGAGAACTTCGATCACACCGAGGTGCTCTCGGCCTTTCGAGCGAGTGAGGACTTGGAGCGGGGCCTCCCCGACTCCGAACGGACGCTTCTCGAAATCCCGTCGCCGTACGACACCCACAACTCCGGCGCGATCACGTTCGGTCCCGACGGGTATCTCTACGTGGGAATGGGCGACGGTGGCGGTGGCCACGACCGAGGGATTGGCCACGTCGCGGACTGGTACGAGCGCTTCGACGGCGGCAGCGGACCTGACGTGGCCGGAAACGGCCAGGACGTTACCGAGAACCTCCTGGGATCGATTCTCCGGATCGACGTCGACGGCGAGGAGGGGGACACGCCCTACGCGATCCCCGACGACAACCCCCTCGTCGGCGAGGACGGCTTCGACGAGCAGTATGCGTGGGGGTTTCGCAACCCGTGGCGAATGGGATTTTCGAACGGGAGGCTGTTCGTGGCCGACGTCGGCCAGAAGGGGTTTGAGGAGGTCAGCGTCGTCGAGAGCGGTGGCAACTACGGCTGGAACGTCCGTGAAGGAACTCACTGTTTCGAACCGGGTCCCGAGGGCAGCAAGACGCCACCCGAAGAGTGTCCCGAACGGACCCCGCCCGATGTCCGTGGTGGCGAACCACTGATCGATCCGGTCATCGAGTACCCGCACAGCTACGAGGATCGAGGCGTCGGCTCGGCGGTCATCGGCGGCTACGTCTACGAGAACGACACGATCGGGTCTCTTGAGGGCAAGTACGTTTTCGGCGACTATCGGAAACCGGTGGAGACCGACGAGCCGACCGGGTCGCTGTTCGCCGCCACACCGACCGACGACGGACTCTGGGACCTCGAGGAACTCGTGGTCGAGAACACCGAGAGCGGTCTGCTCGGTAGTTTCGTCCTCGCGTTCGGACGAGACGACGCTGGCGACCTCTACGTGCTCACGACTGACGACCCAGGTGCCGAGAACGAAAGCGGCGCGGTCCATCGTATCCGCCAGTCAGCGACGTCCACGCAGGCCCCGACCACAACCACGAACACCACAAATACGCCCTCCGAAGCCACAGGTGTGAACACGAGTGGAGGGACCAGTACGATGGCTGTCCAAACGCCGAGACGAACCTCCGCCGCGACGACCACGACGGACGCGATCGCGACAAACACGACGAGCAGCGAGACGAGCGATCCGGGAACCGACCGAACGAGTACGACGGCGGCCGGCGCGAACACCGCGGAAGCGACCGCTGGGACGAGCGGATCATCGGGTCCTGGCTTCGGCGTGCTCGCCGGTCTCGCCGGACTCGCGGGCGTCGCTGTACACCGTCTCATGGGGCGCGACGACACGTAGTCGCCCGCCGTTGCCCGTATCCGCTGACCGTGGCGACGGTCAGTTCCAACGGACTGTGAGGATGTGTCCTTCCAAGCCGTGATGATTGGTACGCTTCGCACGATCTCGTCTGGTCGCCAAGGACGTCACGCTCACCGCGATCGTGCGTCGCCTGCTCGCCCCGTCGAAAACCGGCTTCACAGCGGCTCGAACCGCGGGCGGATCGGCGATCCGGGATGGAAGGTCGCGCCGAGATCGACGCCAACGTCGTCGTGGTCGCGCCGGTCGCCAGGCTCACCGACCGCCAGCGCGAGGTCGTGGCGACGGCCGCAGAGCTGGGCTACTACGACGTCCCACGGACGGCCACGCTGGCCGACGTCGCCACGGTTCTCGGTGTTGCGGCGTCGACGGTCTCCGATCACCTCCGAAAGGCCGAGAGCGCGATGATGAGTAGCGTCGCCGAACCGCCTTCGTCGACCAGTCCGTCGACCCGTAGCGCGCGGTCGGTCGACGACTCCGAACCGAAGGTATGAGTAGGGCGACCGCGGAACCCCACTCACGAATGTTCGAGAAGGTCCTCGTCGCCAATCGAGGGGAGATCGCGATCCGGGTGATGCGCGCGTGTGAGGAACTCGGCGTCGATACCGTGGCGGTCTACTCCGAGGCCGACTCGGATGCGGGACACGTCCGGTACGCCGACGAAGCCTACAACATCGGTCCCGCCCGCGCGGCCGACTCCTACAACGATGGGGAGGCGGTCATCGGGGCGGCCGAGAAGGCCGACGCCGACGCGATCCACCCGGGATACGGGTTCATGGCCGAGAACGCCGACTTCGCCGCCCGTGTCGAGGAGACCGAGGGAGTCACCTGGATCGGCCCGTCCAGCGGCGCGATGGAGCGCCTCGGCGAGAAGACCCACGCCCGGCAAGTGATGGGTGAGGCCGACGTTCCGATCGTTCCCGGCACCACCGAAGCCGTCGAGGAGCCCGAACAGGTCCGCGAGTTCGGCGAGGAGCACGGTTTTCCCGTCCTCATCAAGGCCGAGGGCGGCGGTGGTGGGATGGGCCAGAAGGTCGTCCGCGGTCCCGACGAGGCCGAAGAACAGCTCGAAACAGCGAAACGTGAGGGAGAGGCGTACTTCTCGAACGATTCGGTCTATCTGGAGCGGTTCCTCGACAACGCTCGCCACGTCGAGGTCCAGATCCTCGCCGACCAACACGGCAACGTCCGCCACCTCGGCGAACGGGACTGCTCGCTCCAGCGACGCCAGCAGAAGGTCATCGAGGAAGGCCCCAGCCCCGCGCTCACCGACGATCTCAGGGAGAAAATCGCCGAGGCCGCCCGACGAGGTGCCGACGCCGGCGACTACTACAACGCCGGGACATTCGAGTTCCTCGTCGAGGACGAGGATCGCAACGACGACGGGCTGCTCGACGCCGACACCGACTTCTACTTCCTCGAAGTGAACACGCGGATCCAGGTCGAACACACCGTCACGGAAGAGCTCACCGACATCGACATCGTGAAGTGGCAGCTCCGGGTCGCCGCCGGCGAGGAACTCACATTCGCACAGGACGACGTCGAACTCGAAGGTCACGCGATGGAGTTCCGGATCAACGCCGAGAACGCCGCCAACGACTTCTCGCCCGCCACTGGCGGGGGGTTCGACGTCTACGACCCGCCGGGCGGCATCGGCGTCCGGGTCGACGACGCTCCCCGGCAGGGCGACGATCTCGTCACCGCCTACGATTCGATGGTCGCGAAGCTCATCACCTGGGGCGCAGACCGCGAGGAGTGCGTCGCCCGCGGGAAGCGCGCGCTCGCGGACTACACGATCGAGGGCTTCCCGACGATCGTCCCCTTCCATCGCCTGATGCTCACCGATGACGTGTTCCTCGACGGCAGACACACCACGAAGTACCTCGACGACGGCCTCGATCCCGAGCGGATCGACGCCGCCCAGGAGAAGTGGGGACTCGAAGACTCTTCGACGGACACGGGCGACGAAGAGGTCACGCGACGCGAGTTCGTGGTCGAGGTCAACGGCAAGCGCTTCGAGGTCGACCTCGAAGAGCGCGGCGCGCC encodes:
- a CDS encoding SDR family oxidoreductase; this translates as MSTDFDLGDRVVLVTGASGALGSGICERFQEAGATVCATDLVAPDDDDSLLDADDVDFYEADFTDEADVERVVEAVVDAHGELDALCNIAGTWRGGQPIDETDTDEFGTVFDVNLKTMFLGSKHAIPHLRESDGAIVSVSAKSSLDGGEGDGPYRAAKAGVRLLTETIAEENRGELRANAIMPKVIDTPANRDMLPDADHESWPTPAEIAEVVLFLCSDAAGVTSGAAVPVYGEA
- a CDS encoding sodium-dependent transporter, which produces MAERETWATRLGFLLAAIGSAVGLGNIWRFPFQTSANGGSAFLIVYLLAVLVIGLPAILAEFVIGRRANTSAIGAFRKLGRPRWWFVGAVGVIAAFWTLSYYSVIGGWVIRYIGGSVTGSALAAPEGYFGAISVGLSSIGTHAVFMLITIGIVALGIEDGIELATKVMVPAIVVMLVGLAVFAATLPGAGGGYAFFLDPDFDAVISNLGSVLPAAFGQALFSLSLGFSVMITYASYLGEDDSLPVDGFSIAVSNTAIGVLAGLVVLPLLFAQGIEAGGGGPGAVFVAIPTALAELPGGGLVGQAVGVVFFGVILIAALSSAISLLEAVVAYLVDNYGFSRLPTAAGLGGVIFVLGIPSAYDTAWLSWFDGIGVTLLLPLAVLLAVLFVGWVLGRDAIDELRTGSTGGSLAPIWLWWLRTVVLAVVVVVVLLNFNDLFLTPEAGDYYIVPGPLR
- a CDS encoding acyl-CoA carboxylase subunit beta yields the protein MTDDHEDPIEELRARKRAAELGGGEERIESQHEKGKMTARERIDYFLDDDTFHEFDQLRTHRSTNFDMEERKIPGDGVVTGYGDVDGRTVFVFAHDFTVFGGSLGEVFAQKVCKVMDEAMEVGAPIIGLNDSAGARIQEGIDSLAGYAEVFHRNQQASGVVPQISAIMGPCAGGAVYSPAITDFIFMVEETSHMFITGPDVIETVTGEEVSFEELGGASTHTGESGVAHFSEADEKQALDDIRRLLSYLPQNNVEDPPRVDPWDDPDRQDDELKDLVPDAPRKPYDITAVIERIVDEGSFFSVADSYARNLVTAFARLDGRPVGVVANQPRVNAGTLDIDASLKGSRFVRFCDAFNIPLVTFVDVPGFMPGTDQEKGGIIKHGAKLLYAYSEATVPLLTVITRKAYGGAYDVMASKHIEADVNYAWPTAEIAVMGPQGAVNVLYDDELDAADDTEARREELIDEYRDTFANPYTAAERGFVDDVIEPHTTRPILIDDLEMLSNKRKTGPDRKHGNIPL
- a CDS encoding PQQ-dependent sugar dehydrogenase, producing MTSPNRSAATSSRRRFLSLTAVGTFAGVGGLAGAEAQSQPEVIRLGGEVAGWQGRAPEPITGETNPTLDLEPETDYRVVWENLDGIGHNFALLDSEENVLERTEVMSEEGDTQSFEFTAREEMAEYVCEPHITSMQGSISFGGGAGEGTTRTTSEDDDSESFIPTGATVRVETVADGDLAAPLDFEIAAEQRDRQFVVDRAGQVYVNEPDGLREEPFVDVSDRLAEITGEMGLLGLAFHPDFDENRRFYLRYSAPRREDTPENFDHTEVLSAFRASEDLERGLPDSERTLLEIPSPYDTHNSGAITFGPDGYLYVGMGDGGGGHDRGIGHVADWYERFDGGSGPDVAGNGQDVTENLLGSILRIDVDGEEGDTPYAIPDDNPLVGEDGFDEQYAWGFRNPWRMGFSNGRLFVADVGQKGFEEVSVVESGGNYGWNVREGTHCFEPGPEGSKTPPEECPERTPPDVRGGEPLIDPVIEYPHSYEDRGVGSAVIGGYVYENDTIGSLEGKYVFGDYRKPVETDEPTGSLFAATPTDDGLWDLEELVVENTESGLLGSFVLAFGRDDAGDLYVLTTDDPGAENESGAVHRIRQSATSTQAPTTTTNTTNTPSEATGVNTSGGTSTMAVQTPRRTSAATTTTDAIATNTTSSETSDPGTDRTSTTAAGANTAEATAGTSGSSGPGFGVLAGLAGLAGVAVHRLMGRDDT
- a CDS encoding helix-turn-helix domain-containing protein, with protein sequence MEGRAEIDANVVVVAPVARLTDRQREVVATAAELGYYDVPRTATLADVATVLGVAASTVSDHLRKAESAMMSSVAEPPSSTSPSTRSARSVDDSEPKV
- a CDS encoding ATP-binding protein yields the protein MFEKVLVANRGEIAIRVMRACEELGVDTVAVYSEADSDAGHVRYADEAYNIGPARAADSYNDGEAVIGAAEKADADAIHPGYGFMAENADFAARVEETEGVTWIGPSSGAMERLGEKTHARQVMGEADVPIVPGTTEAVEEPEQVREFGEEHGFPVLIKAEGGGGGMGQKVVRGPDEAEEQLETAKREGEAYFSNDSVYLERFLDNARHVEVQILADQHGNVRHLGERDCSLQRRQQKVIEEGPSPALTDDLREKIAEAARRGADAGDYYNAGTFEFLVEDEDRNDDGLLDADTDFYFLEVNTRIQVEHTVTEELTDIDIVKWQLRVAAGEELTFAQDDVELEGHAMEFRINAENAANDFSPATGGGFDVYDPPGGIGVRVDDAPRQGDDLVTAYDSMVAKLITWGADREECVARGKRALADYTIEGFPTIVPFHRLMLTDDVFLDGRHTTKYLDDGLDPERIDAAQEKWGLEDSSTDTGDEEVTRREFVVEVNGKRFEVDLEERGAPPIQAGGSSGGGGNTQQLDSAGPSDGDSDDAGSASTAEGEQVTAEMQGTILDVNVEAGDEVSAGDVLCVLEAMKMENDVVASRGGTVAEVAASEGESVDMGDVLVVLN